The Carassius carassius chromosome 5, fCarCar2.1, whole genome shotgun sequence DNA window CAAACCAAAGTGAATTAAGGTGCAAAAAACACAAATTGTGTTTAAGTACTGTTTTCACTTACAGATGGCAAACTAGACGTCTACCAGCACAGCAAGCTGCTCACATCGATAGCAGTCTGGACCACATTTGGTGAATTAGCCATCTTGTACAATTGCACCAGGACTGCATCAGTCAAAGGTGAAGTATTTCCTTTGTGCTCCATTCTATTTCTCTCAATGAGCTGTTTCTGACAAATATGTTATATAATTGGTTAACAGAGAATTCAATGGTCCCTGCATGTCAGCTCTGTGGGTTTATTTCATGCTGTGACCATGCATTGGCCTCATGTTGCAACAGGCTATCAAATAAACACCAGCAAGAGCTAAAACAAAATTGTTTTGTCTTGTAGCCTTAATCTTATTGGTTTGGCTCtaattttgttagtttgtttgtttgttcgcgTGGCCGGATGTCAAATGCCTGTTCTTATAATATCTTTTATTTCCACTCCTAAGAAAACAGAGATGtgtggtaaaacatgatttttaccAGTAATGTTAAATTATAAGTCATTATATTTCAGTGGTTAATTCTTAATGTGACCGTTTATTCCTCTACAATAAAGTGTAATCACTTCCTAATGGCCCTATTGGAAGCAGCTGTTGTTTCTTGGTTACTAAACTACTGAAGTTTAAATGGATGCCACTGAGCGAGGAACGAGGACGCTTACCTGCTGTTTTGTTGTGATCGCAGCTGCCAGCAATGTGAAGACATGGGCCCTCGATCGAGAAGTCTTTCACAACATCATGCGGATGACTGCCGAGGCTCGACACGAGCAATACCGCAACTTCCTGAGGAGGTAATCCAAACTGCTCATCCCTCCCGCTGTTTACTGTGCTGTCCTACCACATAATGTGAAGCCAAGCTTTAGCTGGACCAGAAAACATCAAAGAGTGGTCTTTGCATGAAATGTTGTGGAGATCAAATAAAGCTAGGATTTTTTTGGGGTGGCATTAGTCATGCTATTAATAATGAAGGTCAGTTTGATGGCCTTCATGGTCTGGTCGAAGTGAACTCTGTGACCTTGCTTATGTAACTATCAGTTTAAATAGCAAACATGAAAGGAGGAAAATGCAGTAATTCAATTTGAGGGCTCTGGAAGACATTCTATTAAGAAAAGATTGAGAGATATGATCTTATATAATCCTGTATAagattaaataaacacaaatgttcTCCATAACCATCACTTCATTCCGAGTCGAAGGGGAAGTCTTAAACTGCTTGTATTAGTTTAGCCATATAACAGTCAtagatcaaaataaataaagaaaccaaTGTATTTTATGACCAGTGAACACTGGACTGATGTCATGTTGCATTAAATGCGTATGAGACACAAATGGCTAAAGTTATATTTAGAAAACCAAATGATCTTGCAACTGttctaacattttatttaattacattttttatttttagtgtttcaCTTCTTGCCAGTCTACCTGGGGACAAACTAACTAAGATTGTGGACTGCTTAGAGGTGGTAAGTAACACTTTTTAGCATTAATAttgctaaaaaagaaaaataaccagTCCTCTCAGGGCCGAAATATATATCCATCTGTGCTGAAtacttgtttttaaatgtctagATCCAAAGGGACAAAACAGTGTTGATATTACATCTTTCTTCACTCTGGCCCAGTCTATTACCATAGTTATTTGACTAAGGCTGAGCGAAGTGTTCACTCCAATTGAGGGGACGAGTGATTTGTTAAAGATGTTTTTAGCAGCCAGTACAGGCTGCTGACTGATTTATTCCATTTCACCATGAGGGGCCAAAAGTGAGTTTTTCTGAAAGAGTGTGGGCTTTGTCAACTCAGTGTCAAATAAGCCTCCTCATGTTCTTCCATGCTGAAAAAACGTCAAGGACATTCTTTTGGATTGTCAGCTCCTGGGGTCGAATGGGAGAATGTCGTTATTCAATCACTCCGATGGAGTTGATTATATTCCCCTCTCTAGGGGTAAGAAAGCAATGTAACCCAATAGTGGCCCAGATGTTTTGGACTGAAACATGCAGATAATGTGGAACTCTATCATTAAACAGTGGGGAATGGAATGCAGACGGGACGCTTGGAGCAGACAAATGTTTTGAGACCCTCAGAGGAGTGTGGCATGCCTAGAGAGATTCTCTAATGAAACGGCAGAGCTCTGTCAGAAAGACAGTTGGGTATGGAGATCACTTGAGAACATGGACCAGCAAAACCTGCCTTGGAATGTCTCTGACGGACAATGTTCTAGAATGTTTAAATGATTAAGTTTGGAACTCAGGTTTCAGTTTCTTTTGAAACATTTCATTCCACTGTAAATAGAACATCATTGTTGCAAATCACTTAGTCTGCTATTGAACTGGAGGGATACCAGTTTATtgatcagttcagtcatttagtTTAATGCAAcagttattgttatttattataaagaaGTTGAACTGTTAGTGAAGTGTTACCTTAATGTCACTAATCCAATTTCGAactgcttttaatgtgaaatcaCACTTTAGTAAGTTTGTAAAGTACGTAAGCAGTAAATGTAGGAGGCATATCTACTTATATCACTGTAGAAGCAGACATGGCGTCCTTCCTGTTGTCTCCCTGGGGGGATCTCTCCGGGAATATGACGGCACTGGCTTGATGGTAAAATCAATAGCTAAATGAGTTTTGTCTTGTGTTTCCTGATCAGGAGTATTATAATCAAGGAGACTACATCATCCGGGAGGGAGAAGAAGGAAACACCTTTTACATAATTGCCAATGGAAAGGTAAATTGCTATATATTATCATCAGTTTGTTTTGTTAGTCTTGGTTCTGTGCATTTATTGCATTAGTGTATTATTCTTAACACTGAATTGTTTCTCATTCCATGGGGttgcttaaaataaaatgcaaacacaTTTCAGACGGAGGTTGATGTGATCATTACCCATTTCTTCCTTCCCAGAAGCTTTTAGTAATAATAGCCCTTTGTCAATGCCCACTGAATACAACAGGTACATTTCTAAAGTATTTATTACTACCCAGTATAGAGGTTATGCTATacaccaaaaacaaaacataaagtgATTTAACCCACTCGAAGCACCATTTTTCCACTCCTCTAACCCTCATGGACTGTGGGAGGTTGAACGCTTTCAGATAAATCAGTAATTCGACACTGAAGGGGTTAAGAGACAGGACTCTCCACTGGGAAGCAACAGGAACTGTTTAGCATGAGCTAGTCAGGCTTGGATCCCCTGTTGATTTCTTCTTTGCAGTCGTTCAAAATGGAGTGGGGAGGAAGATGTTTTACTGAGGGGGAGAGAATTGAATTACCGGAAATGATGGTTCTCGTCAGCCTGTCGCCATCATGTCCGAGAGCGTGTCAGGAATTAGGCCATTAGTAACAGCCACCAAAAACGGGCAACCAGAAAGGTCAAGAAGGTCATCGTGGTTTTGAATGGATCGGAATTCAGTGAACTAACTCAATTTTTTCAGTGTCATTATTGTTGATTACACACAGTGTGTGATGCAGCATCTCAACACACATAACctctatataattaaatatagatttggACTATTAATCCAAATGCAAAATACAGATCATACCCAAACCCATACGTTTGTTCTCTTAAACTGGTTAGAAACGTAACGTCTGTCTTTCTGTGCTACCCAGATTCAAGTCACACAGAGCACACAGGATCATGAAGAGCCTCAGATCATCAACACTTTGGGGAAAGGGGATTATTTCGGAGAGAAGGCCCTCATCAGGTGCTGTCCTTCTTCAATCCCCAGCTCAATTCTCATTTGCCCACTTTAATCCTGTTTCAATAACCTTTTGGTGTATGAGGACTTTTTGTATTACTGTAGTAGCAGAGAGCAATTTTGTCTTGTCGACGTGTATTTGACTTAacacaatattattacaatcaaATCCACAGAACTGTCATTTTAGGAGCCATTTTTAGCTCAGTTTATGTCTAATGCACTTAACATGTGCTTCGTCAAAACACAGCGATGATGTCAGATCTGCGAACATAATCGCAGATGAGGATGGTGTGGAATGCCTTGTCATTGATCGAGAGTGAGTTCCCATTTCAAGATCATCATAGAGATGCTTCTGATTTTGTTTTAATCTCGCTGACAGTAACAGTGGTCTTTTCTTAGAACCTTCACTCAGACTGTTGGGACTTTTGATGAGCTTAAAAAGTACCTCCAGAGCTATGTTGAGAATTTAACACGGGACGATAAGAAGAGAAATGCTAAGTAAGtactagctgtttttttttaattatataaacttAATGACCTCTACATTGTGCTGTCAAACAGTGTTTTCAAGTGAGTATATCCACCAATCTCCAATTGACAGAATATAACTCatataattaataacatttaCATATGCACATTTTACTTTTTAGATTTAAGTATTTGAATCCCCAGTCCTcctatttatttatacagtggggtccaaaatgaCTTTATCAGCAGAACAATGGTCATTGTCACAAATTTGCTCATTTAATTATATTCAATGAAATTCATTCAGGAGGTCAGGAAGCTGCACTCCTCCCACCACCCCAGTGTCCCATGACATGATAGAGCTGAAAGAGCGAGAGAGCAACTTTGCATCCACTATCCCCTTTAGCTGCCTTGAGGTTATTGCCACGCTGGGAGTTGGAGGCTTTGGCAGAGTTGAACTGGTTAGAAGCTTGTTGACAATAATCCCACGTCCTCtttatcattttaaacatttccaTGAAGGGAGGGAATAATATGAGCAATAATGATGCCAGTTTTGCTCTAGGTGAAAGTGAAAAATGAGAATGTGACGTTTGCTCTGAAATGCATCAAGAAACGGCACATCGTGGATAACAGACAGGAAGAACACATTTACTCCGAGAGGAGGATCTTGCTTGAGACCAACTCTCCTTTCATTGTGAAGTATGTTCATCTGGTTTTAGTCATGCCTGTTTAGTCTTGTGAGTTTTAGGAAATATTGGAACATcttcaaaataataattgaacTTCAGTGTTGCTTTTAAAGAGACACTCACGAATCAAATGTAGAGAGAAGGATCGTAACCAAATAAAAGAGAAAAGCCAGTGGCAGTGAGTGTTTCGATCTAATCTCTACATTTTTCACTTTAGAATGTACCGCACTTTCAAAGACAACAAGTATGTGTACATGCTGTTGGAGGCATGTTTGGGTGGAGAGATCTGGAGCCTTCTTAGAGACAGGTTAGCTCCATTTCAAGTGGTCAGTGTTCAGTGGTTTAAGACATAAGCTGAACGTGTCTCTGTTTTAATACAGAGGGAGTTTCGATGAATACACTGCCAAGTTCTGTGTGGGCTGCGTAACAGAGGCCTTTGACTACCTACACAACAATGGCATCATATACAGAGACCTGAAGCCTGAGAATCTCATGCTGGACACAGATGGATACATCAAGCTGGTAAGCTCCTCTGCTACATCAGCAAGCCTTACTCAGTAAACTCAGTGCAGCCAAATCGATTCCAAGGATCTTTCCTCAGGTGGATTTTGGCTTTGCTAAGAAGCTCAAGTGTGGCCAGAGGACCTGGACGTTCTGTGGGACTCCAGAGTATGTTGCGCCTGAGATCATTCTCAATAAAGGTCACGGTCTCAGTGTGGACTTCTGGTCTCTTGGAATCCTGATCTTTGAACTTCTCACAGGAAGGTTTGCATTAACTTAAGTTTTCATGTTCTTGTCATGTGGAAGACATTTCTTAATACATATGCATATGAAAGACAatcatattgtaaaatatttgatcTGATTGTTCCTGAAGCCCCCCCTTTACTGGCTCAGATCAGATGATTATATACACATTCATTCTGAAAGGAATTGAGAAAATGGACTTGCCTAAAAAGATCACCAAGAGGCCCGGTGACCTTATTCGAAAGCTGTGCAGGTAGGATCATGGATCGTTTGAatgttttttacatgttttttgaaCCGATAAACTATAATCTGATTTTGCTGTCCTCTTTCTTTCATGAAGACAAAACCCTTCAGAGCGACTGGGGAATTTGAAAAATGGAATAACTGATATTAAAAAACACAGGTGAGACTACAACAGTCACATTCTGGTGCTGTTTGACTAAAGAATGTCCTCAAAGGTTATTTGAAATACTCATCTCGTACATAAGAACCAAATATTAATCAGAGAGGATTTAAAAAAGTACAGTATGCTTGGTTTTTCACAGTGATGGCAGCTCAAAAAACCCAAGATCTGATTTATTGTTCCACCAAAAGTCACACTGAGGATGTTTTAAACACGTTTCCATCATGTTAGGAGACTACACTTGCATTTAACTTTCTGAAAGCTGGGCATCAATAAACACTCATTTTGAAATCTGTGTCATTGTCACCTACATTGTACATACATTTGACAATGGTGATTTAATTCATGATGTTGCTTTTTGGTGTTTTAGATGGTTTACAGGGTTTAGCTGGAGTGGTCTGAAATCCAGAAGTCTGATATCGCCACTTAAAAGAGAGGTACAACACACCTACATTACCTGGACAGAGTTTATCTTATAGGAATATGTCATGAGATGACATAGGCCTATAGAAtaccaaatatatatttattttacaatcacaaaggctgcaattatttcatgaaaaaaagtaatgagtgaaattattacaatttaaaataattttaaaatgtaatttattcttgtgatggccaAACTGAATTTTTCATCCGCCAttaattcagtcttcagtgtcacatgattcttcagaaatcattctaaaatgctgatttgctcaaCAAATGTATTATTGTCGAATAGAGTtgcaatgcttaatattttttgtggaaacttttggaacactttttttttcctttaatgaaCAAAGTTTTTTATTTGTAACAACGTAATAGTCTTACTTGTCACTTTAGGTCAGTTTAATACATCTTtgctgaaaaaacaaaataaaataatatatatttactgtatattactgaTGCAGTAATATACATTAATGTATCAGAATatcttgttttctctttttccttgTTTTTCTCCAGGTGAAGGGACCCACTGACCACAGTTACTTTGACAGTTATCCTCCTGAAGAAGAAATCCCTCCAGATGAAACGTCAGGTTGGGACACAGACTTCTAACTGACCCCTCAGTTCACCCATGTGTTCAAACAGTGTGAGTTAAACAAAACTCTTCTCCAACATGCCAGCCTTTCTTCCAAGGAACCTCATACCATTAAGTCAACAGAAGCAGTGTATGTGCCACAACAATGGACTCCTTGACCGGAGGCCGCTGTTAGTGCAGTGGGAGGCACAGCAGAGGTGGACAGACATAAGAAGGGAATTGTTTCACCGGGAAATATACTCATACATTGTGAAGATAAACGTTGCTGTATTTGACTGAGATGTCAGAGCAGGATCAGTTTGTGAGAATGATGTAGCCAGGGCATCAACCACTGGTAATATTTACCTTTAGAAGTGCAGAAGGGTTAGTGGTTTGTCACGAAGGTGAGATGTTCCTGGTGATGTCACATATTTGAGCTCCTGAAGGTAATAACCACCTGTGACTGTGAATGCCACTGATGGAAGTTTCAAAGGTTAACCTCAGCGGGTGACTGGCACTGCACTTTGTGCAATTCAAGCAGAGATATGTGAATagtatttttagtgatttttcCTAGAGTTTGAGTATTTCAGGTGACTGTAACTTCTGCACCTGAGCCAAATATGTTTGTGTTGATGTAATGCTTGGTGCTTGCTTAATTTATCCTTGTGAATaggaaaaatgtttcatttttagtgTGAGAATTGACATTTTGTTTAGTCATTCTACAAGCTATTTtgcaataattgtaaataaaaatgtctgtTGAAATGTACAATTTTGTTCCCAGCAGGCGTCAGTGAACTCTAGTGATTTGTAAATGAGAATATCTATTAAATAATGGAGTTTGATGTTTGTGTGGTAACTTTCCAGTCCTTATCGACCCATTAAGCCATTTACACCAGGTTCCATGATGCAACAGTCTCAACATGTTTTTGATTGCATAACAATGCAATCAATATTCAGTAAAGCTGTGCTGGAGTCCTTCATTACATGACAGACAAACACGTGGCTACATAATTCTTAACACTTTATTGAGTTTTCTTTGAATGGTCTGCCAAAAGGGCTTCTTTCAACTAAAGAGATGTGTGACAAAAATAAGCATTCGCACTCATTCGAGTCATGTGATTGCTTCCTTTTGCCCCCCTGTCTGACCTTTGTGCGGCAAAGCTCCATGAATATTTAAAGAAGCCCCTCTGCGCTTCACAAAATTAAGATACAGAAGGCatcatacagaaaataaataaatgcttttaaaggTCATTTccatatacaaatataatttcttatgaAGCTTATAATACAAAGCACATCCTTTCACCTACATCATAACATTTACAAAACGCACAGTGTGGTGGAAGCCttccaaaaaatatattacacaaataTAAAGGAGTGCTTTACATAGTGTTTCTTGATGTATGTTATATATTAAGATAATAGCCCACTTTAACAT harbors:
- the prkg2 gene encoding cGMP-dependent protein kinase 2, which encodes MGNGSMKLNPLKQVSGSTKSKNNGESSSVSQVLRVRVEELESQLKKKDEDLNAKELQIKHLEEQLALQRQTISEISDTLRNKCLQLSKLQDALKNQGELGLLPSPIKEKVSQCLTGLLRDTLNRRKGAKAGVSAEPSSRTYDSSGIPKFYFESARVWKEQSIKKLLTDALNKNQYLRRLEVQQVKDMVECMYERTYHQGEYVIKQGEQGNHLFVLGDGKLDVYQHSKLLTSIAVWTTFGELAILYNCTRTASVKAASNVKTWALDREVFHNIMRMTAEARHEQYRNFLRSVSLLASLPGDKLTKIVDCLEVEYYNQGDYIIREGEEGNTFYIIANGKIQVTQSTQDHEEPQIINTLGKGDYFGEKALISDDVRSANIIADEDGVECLVIDRETFTQTVGTFDELKKYLQSYVENLTRDDKKRNAKRSGSCTPPTTPVSHDMIELKERESNFASTIPFSCLEVIATLGVGGFGRVELVKVKNENVTFALKCIKKRHIVDNRQEEHIYSERRILLETNSPFIVKMYRTFKDNKYVYMLLEACLGGEIWSLLRDRGSFDEYTAKFCVGCVTEAFDYLHNNGIIYRDLKPENLMLDTDGYIKLVDFGFAKKLKCGQRTWTFCGTPEYVAPEIILNKGHGLSVDFWSLGILIFELLTGSPPFTGSDQMIIYTFILKGIEKMDLPKKITKRPGDLIRKLCRQNPSERLGNLKNGITDIKKHRWFTGFSWSGLKSRSLISPLKREVKGPTDHSYFDSYPPEEEIPPDETSGWDTDF